The Rhodocytophaga rosea genome has a segment encoding these proteins:
- a CDS encoding homoserine dehydrogenase yields the protein MNRSLKIGMFGFGCVGQGLYDILENNEGFRAELVKICVKDRTKPRKLPSRYFTFDKEDILENPEINLVVELINDADEAYHIVTTALKKGKIVVTANKKMLAEHLAELVALQEQYDTALLYEASACGSIPIIRNLEEYYDNELLFAVSGIMNGSSNYILSKIFNENLSYHTALKQAQDLGFAETDPTLDVGGFDALNKLCILAVHAYGTLIRPEDAFNYGIQSLSVHDIQFAKEKGYKIKLLASVRKTQENAITAFVIPQFIKKEDYLYNVENEYNGVTVEAAFADRQFFMGKGAGGHPTGSAVLSDISASRYQYKYEYKKLAQHHNIRYTTEHQLEVYLRYHDEEDLELLRFTEISEKYSGKNFNYVIGIVSLKHLTHIKAELASRNIFIAATGQKLNQPQELVYNHATAAKELVP from the coding sequence ATGAACCGTAGTTTAAAAATTGGTATGTTTGGCTTTGGCTGTGTAGGACAAGGCCTCTATGATATTCTGGAAAACAACGAAGGTTTTCGGGCTGAACTGGTAAAGATTTGTGTAAAGGATAGAACAAAACCAAGAAAGTTGCCTTCCAGGTATTTTACTTTTGATAAAGAAGATATTCTGGAAAATCCGGAGATAAACCTGGTAGTGGAACTCATTAACGATGCCGACGAAGCCTACCATATTGTAACTACTGCCCTCAAAAAAGGAAAAATCGTAGTAACGGCCAACAAAAAAATGCTGGCTGAACACCTGGCTGAGCTGGTAGCCTTACAGGAACAATACGATACTGCTCTGTTGTACGAAGCCTCTGCTTGTGGAAGTATTCCCATCATCCGCAACCTGGAAGAATATTATGATAATGAGCTCTTATTTGCGGTAAGCGGCATTATGAATGGATCTTCCAATTATATTCTTTCCAAGATATTTAACGAAAATTTAAGCTATCATACCGCCCTTAAACAAGCCCAGGATCTGGGTTTTGCCGAAACAGATCCTACCCTTGATGTAGGAGGGTTTGATGCGCTTAACAAATTATGTATTCTGGCAGTGCATGCGTATGGAACGCTTATCCGGCCGGAAGATGCATTTAATTATGGCATTCAGAGCCTTTCAGTGCATGATATACAGTTTGCCAAAGAAAAAGGGTATAAGATAAAGTTGCTGGCTTCGGTGCGGAAAACCCAGGAAAATGCCATTACTGCTTTTGTTATTCCCCAGTTCATTAAAAAAGAGGACTATCTCTACAATGTAGAAAATGAGTACAACGGCGTAACGGTAGAAGCCGCTTTTGCCGACAGGCAGTTTTTTATGGGCAAGGGAGCAGGCGGACATCCTACCGGATCTGCCGTTTTATCAGATATTTCAGCCTCCAGGTATCAGTATAAATATGAGTATAAAAAACTAGCCCAGCACCATAACATTCGTTATACTACTGAGCACCAACTGGAGGTATATCTGCGTTACCATGATGAAGAAGATTTGGAACTGCTGCGTTTTACAGAAATATCTGAGAAGTATTCCGGAAAGAATTTTAATTATGTAATTGGTATTGTGTCGCTGAAACATCTGACTCATATCAAAGCCGAACTGGCCAGCCGGAACATATTTATTGCAGCAACCGGCCAGAAACTCAACCAGCCTCAGGAACTGGTATATAATCATGCTACAGCTGCAAAAGAGCTGGTTCCTTAG